The following nucleotide sequence is from Chryseobacterium sp. CY350.
GGTGTTGGTAAATATACTGCGGCAGCGGTTTCAAGCATTTGTTTCAACGGAAAAATGCCGGCAGTTGACGGAAATTTCTACAGAGTTTTAAGCCGAGTTTTTGCTGATGATTTTGATGTTTCAAATTCCAGAGCATTTAATTATTTTTCCGAACTCGCTCATTTAATTATACCTGAAAATGTAGGAGATTTTAATCAGGCGATGATGGATTTAGGTTCTGAAATCTGCAAACCACGAAATCCGTTATGTGGAGAATGTCCTTTAAATAATGATTGTTTAGCATTTTCATTGAGCAGAATTTCAGAATTTCCTGTCAAAACAAAAAAAGTAAAAGCGACTGATTTAGAGTTAAAATATTATTTTGTTCACAGAAACGGAGAATTTTTAATTCAGCAGAGAAAAGATGATTTCATCTGGAAAAAACTGTTTGAATTTCCACTTGAAATTTCTGAGGAATTAAATTCATTCATTAAAAGTGTGAAAGCCGTTAATCACAAACTGACTCACAAAAATTTAAGTATAGAAATATTTAACGTAGAGGTAGATTCAGAAAAGGTTTGGAGAAATTTTACTGCTGAAAATGATTATATGATCACAGATGTAGAAAATTCTCATGAAAAATCATTTCCGAAACCTTTGGAAAATTATATTCAAAATTATCAAACAGCTTACAGATTTCACTAAAAATATTGATGTTGAAAGTTTATATTATCGAAAGTATGACTATTCTGCTATTTGCTCTTTCAGAATTATAAAGTGAAAAAAATAAGGTTAGTTTTCTTTGCTAAGTGGAACGGCTTTGCAGACTTAAAAACAGTTAGTAGTAAAAAAAACTTTGCGAACTTTTGCGCTTAAATAAAATTCTTGATAAATCAAATTTCAAAACTCATTGAAATGCTGAAAATTGTATCATAAAATCTAAAATGGAATTTGTATTTTTGCAAAATGATTAGAAAAGTCATTCTTGTTTTCGTTTCATTACTCCTTCTTTCTTGTGAGAAAGAGACTCAGCCGAAACCTTACGGTGAATTGAGATTAGAATATCCCGCACCGAAATACCAGAAATTTGATAAAAACTGTGCGTACACTTTTGAATATTCAGATTTTGCCAGAATTGTTGATGCTAAAAAGCCGTGTTGGTATTACATGAATTATCCGACCATGAAGGCGAAAGTTTTTATTACTTATTTTCCGATAGAAGGAAATTTTGCTGATCATGTGAGAGAATCTGAGAAAATGGTTTACGAGCATACCATTAAAGCAAGTTCGATTGAAGCAAAATCATTTCGATATCCTGATAAAAAAGTGTACGGAAACTTTTATGAGTTGAAAGGGCAAAGCGCTTCTAATCTACAGTTTTATGCTACAGACAGTACAAAACATTTTGTAACTGCTTACTTATATTTTGATACAAGACCAAAACCAGATTCTCTGGCTCCGGCAGTAGATTATATCAAAAAAGATATAAAACATATGCTGGATACTTTTGAATGGAAAAATTAATTTAATAATGATTGAATTATCTAAATCTATAGGATTCAGTATAATTAAAATATAAAAAAATACATATGACATCGCAAGATTCCATATGACCTTTAAAAAAATAGAAAAATACATATGACATCGCAAGATTCCATATGACCTTTAAAAAAATAGAAAAATACATATGACATCGTAAGATTCCATATGACCTTTAAAAAAATAGAAAAATACATATGAAACTTTTAGTTGTAGGAAGTGTTGCGTTTGATGCAATAGAGACACCATTTGGTAAAACAGATAAAATTTTAGGAGGAGCTGCCACATATATCGGAATTACAGCATCTGTAATGGGAGTAAAGTCAGGAATTGTTTCTGTTGTGGGAGGAGATTTTCCTCAGGAGCATTTAGATATGTTCACAAAAAGAGATATCAATATTGAAGGATTGGAAATTGTGAAGGACGGAAAAACTTTTTTCTGGTCGGGCAAATATCATAATGATCTTAATTCAAGAGACACTTTGGCGACGGAAGTGAATGTTCTTGAAAATTTTGATCCTAAAATACCTGAATCTATGCAAGATGCAGAGATTTTGTTGTTGGGGAATCTTCATCCTGGTGTACAATTGTCAGTTCTTGAAAAAATGAATCAGCGTCCGAAATTGGTTATTCTTGATACCATGAATTTCTGGATGGATTCTGCAATGGATATTCTTAAAGATATGATTGCTAAAACTGATGTTATCAGTATTAATGACGAGGAGGCCAGACAGCTTTCTGGAGAATATTCTTTGGTAAAAGCAGCGAAAAAGATTCACGCAATGGGTCCTGAGTTTGTGATTATTAAAAAAGGAGAACACGGAGCAATTCTTTTCCACGACGGTAAAATATTTGCAATTCCGGCACTTCCTCTTGAAGAGGTTTTTGATCCGACTGGAGCTGGAGATACATTCGCAGGAGGTTTTGCGGCGTATTTGGCTAAAAAAGAGAAATTTGATTTTGAAACAATGAAGTCTGCATTGATCGTTGGTTCTGCAATGGCTTCGTTTACGGTTGAAAAATTCGGGACAGAGAGAATTGAGGAAGTAAATGAATCTGATATGCTTGAAAGAATCAATCAATTTAAAGAATTAACGACTTTTACTGTTGAGTTGTAATTATTTCGGCTCTTTTAAGAAATATTTATAATAAAAAATTGAGTGTAATTCGCTAAGAATTATAAATTTGCAACTCGTTTAAAATAGTATAATGATAAATAAATTAAAAATCGCTTTTCTTTTTGGAGTTTTTGCTTTGTTGTTTTCAGCAAATGTACAGGCTCAGCTAAAGCAAGGTCAGTTGATTGATGGTATTGCAGCGGTGATTGGCGATGAGATTGTTCTGGAATCTGATGTAGAAGAACAATTGAATTACGGTAAACAGCAAGGTGCCGGAACCACAGACAGATGTGAATTTCTGGAAAATCTTGTCAATAACAAATTTCTTGTTTACGAGGCTAAAAAAGATACGCTGATAGAAAATCGTTCTGCGGCAATCAAAGATCAGGCAAATGCTAAATACAACCAATTGCTTTCTCAGTTTCCTGACGAAAAATCTATGTTGACTGCATATAAATTCAGAACCGGCTACGAAATGAAGAATGCTATCGAAAAAATAGATACAGATACGTATTACGGACAAGCAAAATATCAGAGAATTACAGAAAAGGCAGATGTTACCCCGAATGAGGTGACAGACTTCTTTAATATGTTTAAAACTCAGTTGCCTGAAATTAAAGATGAAATTTCTATCTCTCAGATCGTGATGAATCCTAAATTGACAGAAGCTCACAAGGAAGAACTGATCAATAAATTAAAGAAAATCAAGCAGGATATTGCCGGCGGCGAAAGTTTTGAAAGCCAGGCAAGAATTTATTCTGAAGATCCGGGTTCTGCGCCAAATGGCGGGTTAATGAAGAATGTTTTTAAAGGTCAGATGGTAAAACCGTTTGAAGCTGCAGCTCTGAATCTTCAGGAAGGTGAAATTTCAGATCCTATTGAGTCAGAATTCGGTTATCACATTATTCAGCTTGTGAAAAAATCAGGAAAAGCATACGATGCAAGACATATTCTCTTGATGGCAACACCTACTGCTGAAGAAATTACCACGGCTAAAAAGAAATTAGATAGTATAAGAGGTTTAATTTTGGCTGAAAAGCTTACTTTTAAAGATGCTTCATTTAAATTTTCAGATGATAAAAGAACAAAATTCAACGCTGGGGTAATTCCTGGAGCTGACGGTTCTAATAAGATCGAAAGAGAAAGTATTTCTGGAACAATCAGCTATGAATTGGCAGGTTTAAATAAAGGAGATATCACTGCTGCGTTTGAAGATGAGGATGACAGAAAAAGAAAGGTCGTTAAGATCGTAAAGATAGAAGATGTGATTCCGTCACACCAGATTACACTGGAGACAGATTACGACAGAATCAAACAAATGGCTCTTCGAAAAAAGCAGGCAGAAATGGTTGAGAAATACGTAAGTTCAAAAATTTCAACAACTTTTATTTCTATAGACGGTCGATATGACACCTGTAATTTTAAAGGAAACTGGAAAAAAGAATCCATTAAAAAATAGACTCAAAAACCTTCAGAATAATCTGGAGGTTTTTTTATGTAATTGTTGACAATAAATCTTACAGAAATTCAGTTTTTAGTATTTTTACAGCATGAGCAATTTTATAGATTTTAATTCAGCAAAAAAACTTCACGATATGCAGGAAAATCAAAACAGAATCACCAAACTTTTTGAAATTCAGTATCCTATTATTCAGGGCGGCATGATCTGGCATTCAGGTTGGAGATTGGCCTCTGCTGTTTCAAACTGTGGCGGATTGGGTTTAATAGGTTCAGCAAGTATGTATCCCGATATTTTACGCGAAAATATTCAAAAATGTAAGAAAGCTACCGACAAACCTTTTGGGGTAAATGTAGCTCTGCTTTACCCAAATTTAGAGGAAATCATCAACATCATTCTGGAAGAAAAAGTGAAAATTGTTTTCACTTCTGCCGGAAGTCCCAAAACCTATACAGAAACTCTTCAGAAAGAAGGTTTGAAAGTTGCCCACGTTGTTTCATCCACGAAATTCGCGATGAAATGTGAAGATGCAGGCGTTGATGCTATCGTTGCAGAAGGATTTGAAGCGGGTGGTCACAATGGAAGAGATGAGACGACCACTTTCTGCCTTATTCCCAACGTAAGAAATAATATATCAAAACCCTTGATTGCTGCGGGCGGAATTGCATTAGGCTCACAGATGAAAGCTGCTATGATTCTCGGTGCAGATGGCGTACAAATCGGAAGCCGTTTCGCTGCAACCGTCGAAGCAAGTGCCCACGATCAATGGAAAAAAAGAATAACTGAATTGAATGAAGGCGATACTCATCTTACATTGAAAGAACTTGCCCCTGTACGAATGGTGAAAAATAAATTCTATCACGAACTTGAAGACATCTACAATACAGGAAGAAATTCTGAATCTCTGATTGCTGCTTTGGGAAGAGCAAGAGCAAAAAAAGGAATGTTCGAAGGCGATTT
It contains:
- a CDS encoding PfkB family carbohydrate kinase — translated: MKLLVVGSVAFDAIETPFGKTDKILGGAATYIGITASVMGVKSGIVSVVGGDFPQEHLDMFTKRDINIEGLEIVKDGKTFFWSGKYHNDLNSRDTLATEVNVLENFDPKIPESMQDAEILLLGNLHPGVQLSVLEKMNQRPKLVILDTMNFWMDSAMDILKDMIAKTDVISINDEEARQLSGEYSLVKAAKKIHAMGPEFVIIKKGEHGAILFHDGKIFAIPALPLEEVFDPTGAGDTFAGGFAAYLAKKEKFDFETMKSALIVGSAMASFTVEKFGTERIEEVNESDMLERINQFKELTTFTVEL
- a CDS encoding peptidylprolyl isomerase; translation: MINKLKIAFLFGVFALLFSANVQAQLKQGQLIDGIAAVIGDEIVLESDVEEQLNYGKQQGAGTTDRCEFLENLVNNKFLVYEAKKDTLIENRSAAIKDQANAKYNQLLSQFPDEKSMLTAYKFRTGYEMKNAIEKIDTDTYYGQAKYQRITEKADVTPNEVTDFFNMFKTQLPEIKDEISISQIVMNPKLTEAHKEELINKLKKIKQDIAGGESFESQARIYSEDPGSAPNGGLMKNVFKGQMVKPFEAAALNLQEGEISDPIESEFGYHIIQLVKKSGKAYDARHILLMATPTAEEITTAKKKLDSIRGLILAEKLTFKDASFKFSDDKRTKFNAGVIPGADGSNKIERESISGTISYELAGLNKGDITAAFEDEDDRKRKVVKIVKIEDVIPSHQITLETDYDRIKQMALRKKQAEMVEKYVSSKISTTFISIDGRYDTCNFKGNWKKESIKK
- a CDS encoding NAD(P)H-dependent flavin oxidoreductase produces the protein MSNFIDFNSAKKLHDMQENQNRITKLFEIQYPIIQGGMIWHSGWRLASAVSNCGGLGLIGSASMYPDILRENIQKCKKATDKPFGVNVALLYPNLEEIINIILEEKVKIVFTSAGSPKTYTETLQKEGLKVAHVVSSTKFAMKCEDAGVDAIVAEGFEAGGHNGRDETTTFCLIPNVRNNISKPLIAAGGIALGSQMKAAMILGADGVQIGSRFAATVEASAHDQWKKRITELNEGDTHLTLKELAPVRMVKNKFYHELEDIYNTGRNSESLIAALGRARAKKGMFEGDLEEGELEIGQVSALINDVLPVEAVFNNLLKEFEDAKMPKF
- the gldD gene encoding gliding motility lipoprotein GldD, whose translation is MIRKVILVFVSLLLLSCEKETQPKPYGELRLEYPAPKYQKFDKNCAYTFEYSDFARIVDAKKPCWYYMNYPTMKAKVFITYFPIEGNFADHVRESEKMVYEHTIKASSIEAKSFRYPDKKVYGNFYELKGQSASNLQFYATDSTKHFVTAYLYFDTRPKPDSLAPAVDYIKKDIKHMLDTFEWKN
- the mutY gene encoding A/G-specific adenine glycosylase, encoding MENNKKTSDFLHIGNKLLKWYDKNARDLPFRNTKDPYKIWICEIVFQQTRIAQGLNHYNNFIKRFPDVQTLAKAEEDEVLLYWKGLGYYSRAINIHKAAQQIINDYKGVFPSEYEEILKLKGVGKYTAAAVSSICFNGKMPAVDGNFYRVLSRVFADDFDVSNSRAFNYFSELAHLIIPENVGDFNQAMMDLGSEICKPRNPLCGECPLNNDCLAFSLSRISEFPVKTKKVKATDLELKYYFVHRNGEFLIQQRKDDFIWKKLFEFPLEISEELNSFIKSVKAVNHKLTHKNLSIEIFNVEVDSEKVWRNFTAENDYMITDVENSHEKSFPKPLENYIQNYQTAYRFH